The nucleotide sequence CTTCATGTCGACTCCAGGGTTTTCTTTTGCGCTCTACAAAGAAAAACAGACCAGGGCTTCCGGCGCAAGGACCCGGAAGGTAAAGGACTCGGTAAAAAAGAGGAAAACCTCTTCCGCGGTATGGTGATGATACCCGACCGAGATATCCTGCCCCAGAATCAGCTCCGCGTCCCCGCCCCGGTTGGCACAAAGCAGGGCCCCATTGATATGATCGGAGCGAATAACCGAACCTTCGATCTGGCGTTCCACCAGCTTTTTCAGAGACCCCCCGGGACTGACCCGGTTCAGGAATTTCCAGAGATCAGGACTCACAATAAAATCGGCGCCCCCCTGCACTCCCGCAGCCTGCATATGTTCCCGGGCTACCGCCAGGGCATCGATGACAGCGTCATTATTCAGTTTAAGGGGGATGCTCTCTCCCGAGGCTGCTTCCTTTAAACCGGCAATCGATCCGGCCTTCAACCCCTCGTAAACAGCCTTTTCTTCAAATGCTGCCATCTTTACAGCGGCCTCGACCAGAGAATCCATTTCTATGTCTTTTGCACCCCGTTCAATATTATCCAGCTCCCAAATGTTCAAGGTGAATCCGATCCGGGTTTCTACCAGTGGCTGGACTTTATAGATGCCGTAGCCCACTGCCCCCTTCTTTGAGTCTTCAACTACCTCCAGCCGGCCCAGATCAACACTGGTAAAGCTCAATCCATGGGGACCGGAAACATCGAGAAAACGCCGGGCCGACAAATTAGCGGTCAGGGTTTCCCTGGCAAGGGCGTCAATCTCTTTCCAGGCGGCATCAGTAATAGGTGCCAGATTACGTTTAAGAATACTCACAGGTTCCCCCCTTTTTTACTTTTTCAAGCTGCCAATGCCGAGACCATTGGATGAAGAGCCGCCGTTTTCATGTTTCCCGGAGGCTTTTCCAAGAAACTCCTCTTCCACTTCCGCTGCCCCTTCCTTGTAAAAATCCATCTCCGCGGGGTCCAGCTCCTGCAGTAAGCGCAGAAATTCTCCGGCGTGAACCTTCTCCTCGTCGGCAATGTCAATCAGCACCTTTTTAGCAAGCTCGTTGTCCGTTGAAGCGGCCAGCTGCTGGTAAAGCTGAATTGCCTCATACTCGGCGGCTATCATCATCCGTATGGCCCGCACCAGCTCATCGGGTTTCAGCATCCTATCATTATCTAATGCACTAAAGGGATTTCCAAATTCCGGCATTTCATTCCTCCTGATAGTAGTTCTCTTTACAGTATCATGGCTTGCGCCCGATTCTGTCAACTGCGGGGACCTGAGATAATTACTAGATTTT is from Marispirochaeta sp. and encodes:
- a CDS encoding family 1 encapsulin nanocompartment shell protein, which encodes MSILKRNLAPITDAAWKEIDALARETLTANLSARRFLDVSGPHGLSFTSVDLGRLEVVEDSKKGAVGYGIYKVQPLVETRIGFTLNIWELDNIERGAKDIEMDSLVEAAVKMAAFEEKAVYEGLKAGSIAGLKEAASGESIPLKLNNDAVIDALAVAREHMQAAGVQGGADFIVSPDLWKFLNRVSPGGSLKKLVERQIEGSVIRSDHINGALLCANRGGDAELILGQDISVGYHHHTAEEVFLFFTESFTFRVLAPEALVCFSL
- a CDS encoding ferritin family protein, whose translation is MPEFGNPFSALDNDRMLKPDELVRAIRMMIAAEYEAIQLYQQLAASTDNELAKKVLIDIADEEKVHAGEFLRLLQELDPAEMDFYKEGAAEVEEEFLGKASGKHENGGSSSNGLGIGSLKK